From Pogoniulus pusillus isolate bPogPus1 chromosome 17, bPogPus1.pri, whole genome shotgun sequence, the proteins below share one genomic window:
- the LOC135182794 gene encoding zona pellucida sperm-binding protein 3-like: MASKGGLMLALLCWAAGKAAAYPPREFSWHDTARRGARADPQPWAPWLEDPHSRAISAGQPVAVQCQEAQLVVTVHRDLFGTGRLVNAADLTLGPAGCKHSSLDPASITVTFAAGLHECGSVVQVTPESLIYRTLLNYTPSPASNPVIIRSNPAVIPIECHYPRRENVSSNAIQPTWAPFSSELAAEERLLFTLRLMNEDWSSERPFTGFQLGDVLNLQAEVATENHVPLRLFVDSCVAALSPGADSSPHYSIIDFNGCLVDGRSDDTSSAFITPRPREDVLRFQVDVFRFAGDARNLIYITCHLKVTPADQAPDPLNKACSFNKARNTWAPVEGTRDICSCCEMGNCESSAFSRRLNPLEQWPSRRFRRHDAKGKEAEADVVIGPVLLSKDLGTTGEQQEGAQGGITAASSVVTGFICLAAGVGLASLGLAVGIRHRRCTPASA, encoded by the exons ATGGCATCTAAAGGTGGTTTGATGCTCGCcctcctctgctgggcagcaggcaaagcagctgcttaTCCACCTCGGGAGTTCTCCTGGCACGACACAGCGAGGAGAGGAGCCAGGGCAGACCCTCAGCCGTGGGCTCCGTGGCTGGAGGACCCTCACTCCCGAGCCATCTCCGCTGGCCAGCCGGTGGCGGTGCAGTGCCAAGAGGCTCAGCTGGTGGTGACGGTGCacagggacctcttcgggaccGGGCGCTTGGTGAACGCCGCCGACCTGACGCTGGGACCGGCGGGGTGCAAGCATTCCTCGCTCGACCCTGCCAGCATCACTGTCACCTTCGCTGCTGGCCTCCACGAGTGTGGCAGCGTGGTGCAG gTCACGCCAGAGTCCCTCATCTACCGCACGCTCCTCAACtacacccccagccctgccagcaacCCTGTCATCATCCGCAGCAACCCTGCTGTCATCCCCATCGAGTGCCACTACCCCAG GAGGGAGAACGTCAGCAGCAATGCCATCCAGCCCACCTGGGCTCCCTTCAGCTCCGAGCTGGcggcagaggagaggctgctgttCACTCTGCGCCTGATGAACG AGGACTGGAGCTCTGAGAGGCCTTTCACGGGTTTCCAGCTGGGTGATGTCCTCAACCTTCAAGCAGAGGTGGCCACTGAGAACCATGTGCCACTGAGGTTGTTCGTGGACAGCTGCGTGGCTGCCCTGAGCCCTGGTGCAGACTCCTCCCCTCATTACTCCATCATCGACTTCAACGG GTGCCTGGTTGATGGGAGGTCAGATGACACCAGCTCTGCCTTCATCACTCCCCGGCCTCGGGAGGATGTGCTGCGGTTTCAGGTCGATGTGTTTAGGTTTGCAGGGGACGCCAGGAACCTG ATCTACATCACCTGCCACCTGAAGGTGACCCCAGCAGACCAAGCCCCAGACCCTCTGAACAAGGCTTGTTCCTTCAACAAAGCCAGAAACAC ctgggcacccGTGGAAGGCACTCGAgacatctgcagctgctgtgagatgGGCAACTGTGagtcctctgccttctccaggaGGCTCAACCCCCTGGAGCAGTGGCCCAGCCGCCGCTTCCGCCGCCACGATGCCAAGG GGAAAGAGGCTGAAGCTGATGTGGTCATCggccctgtgctgctctccaaggACCTGGGCACCacgggagagcagcaggagggagctcAGG GTGGCATAACAGCGGCGTCCAGCGTGGTGACAGGGTTCatctgcctggcagctggcGTGGGGCTGGCAAGCCTGGGGCTGGCCGTGGGCATAAGGCACAGGAGGTGCACCCCTGCCTCAGCATGA